In a single window of the Vitis vinifera cultivar Pinot Noir 40024 chromosome 6, ASM3070453v1 genome:
- the LOC100262036 gene encoding inactive receptor-like serine/threonine-protein kinase At2g40270 — protein MDGKWRFNRFKLRAAMTMVVISLLHQHLRLCWCLNSEGLALLKFRESVVKDPFGALSDWNDSGGEVDHCSWFGVECSDGKVVILNLRDLCLVGTMAPEVGKLAFIKSIILRNNSFSGNIPKDIGELKELEVLDLGYNNFSGSFPSDFGNNQSLTILLLDNNEFLGSISPEIYELKMLSEYQVDENQLSSAASGPTCKSRSISGDTAQPRDVSYRRVLQVVDAVGPPKEREKNAKSGFESLPLSSPSLSPSPSASLSPSSSASLSLSPSPSFSSSLSPFLPSDSPSAPPSPSPAEFSLSSPAASPFTKFWPGPLSPKLPPSPASPVPSNPPMIVSAPPSNSAPVPSPAPAPSPMLNKSSYGKHYTVLILSGVLGSSLVIFISAMGIIFCRSHKVVTVKPWATGLSGQLQKAFVTGVPKLNRAELETACEDFSNIIGSLSDGTVYKGTLSNGVEIAVTSSAVASLGDWSKNLEAQFRKKIDTLSKVNHKNFVNLIGFCEEDKPFTRMMVFEYAPNGTLFEHLHIKEAEHLDWGMRLRIAMGLAYCLEYMHQLNPPIAHQKLQSSSIYLTEDYAAKISDFSFWNEVTAAKMGSVAMELLETPSADPESNVYSLGVILFEMITGRLPYSVDNGPSSDWASDYLKMDQPSREMVDPTLKSFQEEELKKLLQVVKDCVHPDPSQRPTMREVTARLKEITTMGPDGATPKLSPLWWAELEIMSSEAS, from the exons AACGACAGTGGTGGCGAGGTTGATCACTGTTCCTGGTTCGGAGTCGAGTGCTCGGACGGAAAAGTTGTTATCTT GAATTTGAGAGATCTTTGTCTCGTAGGAACAATGGCACCTGAAGTTGGGAAGTTGGCCTTTATAAAATCTAT TATTCTACGGAATAATTCTTTCTCCGGAAACATTCCTAAAGATATTGGAGAGTTGAAGGAGCTGGAGGTGTTGGACCTGGGTTACAATAATTTTAGTGGATCATTCCCATCTGATTTTGGCAATAATCAGTCCCTGACAATCCT TTTATTGGACAATAACGAGTTCCTTGGCAGCATATCTCCTGAAATCTACGAGCTTAAGATGCTTTCTGAATATCAGGTTGATGAAAACCAGCTATCTAGTGCTGCTTCAGGACCAACTTGCAAAAGTAGATCTATTTCTGG GGACACTGCTCAACCTCGAGATGTATCTTATAGGAGGGTGCTGCAGGTGGTGGATGCTGTGGGTCCACccaaagaaagggaaaaaaatgcgAAAAGTGGATTTGAGTCATTACCATTGTCTTCACCTTCTTTGTCACCATCGCCCTCAGCTTCTTTGTCACCATCATCCTCAGCTTCTTTGTCACTATCACCCTCACCTTCTTTTTCATCATCACTATCACCATTTTTACCCTCAGACTCACCCTCGGCTCCTCCATCACCATCTCCAGCAGAGTTTTCGTTATCTTCCCCTGCAGCATCTCCCTTTACAAAATTTTGGCCGGGTCCACTCTCACCCAAACTACCACCAAGTCCAGCTTCACCAGTTCCATCAAATCCACCAATGATTGTTTCTGCACCCCCATCCAATTCAGCTCCAGTGCCTTCCCCTGCTCCAGCTCCTAGTCCAATGCTCAATAAAAGTTCTTATGGGAAGCATTATACAGTTCTAATTTTGTCTGGAGTTTTGGGGAGTTCTTTAGTCATATTTATTTCAGCCATGGGCATTATCTTCTGTAGAAGCCATAAGGTGGTTACCGTCAAGCCTTGGGCCACAGGTCTAAGCGGGCAGCTGCAGAAAGCATTTGTAACAG GTGTACCAAAGCTCAATCGAGCAGAACTCGAAACAGCTTGTGAAGATTTCAGCAATATAATTGGTTCTCTATCAGATGGCACAGTGTACAAAGGAACTCTTTCAAATGGAGTTGAAATAGCAGTGACATCTAGTGCAGTGGCATCTCTTGGAGACTGGTCAAAGAATTTAGAAGCCCAGTTCAGAAAGAAG ATAGACACGTTATCAAAAGTGAACCACAAGAATTTTGTGAACCTTATTGGGTTTTGTGAAGAGGATAAGCCTTTTACGAGAATGATGGTTTTTGAATATGCTCCTAACGGAACGCTCTTTGAGCATCTGCACA TAAAGGAAGCAGAGCACTTAGACTGGGGAATGCGGCTGCGGATAGCTATGGGCTTGGCATACTGCCTTGAATATATGCACCAGCTGAATCCACCCATAGCCCACCAAAAGCTACAATCTTCCTCTATATATCTGACCGAAGATTATGCAGCAAAAATATCAGACTTCAGTTTCTGGAATGAGGTAACTGCAGCAAAGATGGGATCAGTTGCCATGGAGCTCTTGGAAACCCCATCAGCAGATCCAGAGAGTAACGTTTACAGCTTGGGGGTAATATTGTTTGAGATGATAACAGGCaggctcccatactctgtggaCAATGGTCCTTCCTCAGATTGGGCATCAGACTATTTGAAAATGGACCAACCCTCAAGAGAAATGGTGGATCCAACTCTAAAATCTTTCCAAGAGGAGGAGCTCAAGAAACTGCTTCAAGTAGTAAAAGATTGTGTCCATCCTGATCCAAGCCAGAGGCCAACAATGAGAGAGGTAACAGCTAGATTGAAGGAGATAACCACAATGGGGCCTGATGGAGCAACACCGAAACTATCTCCTCTTTGGTGGGCAGAACTTGAGATCATGTCTTCGGAAGCAAGTTAA